Proteins encoded within one genomic window of Arachis ipaensis cultivar K30076 chromosome B08, Araip1.1, whole genome shotgun sequence:
- the LOC107610503 gene encoding uncharacterized protein LOC107610503, with the protein MVKNASSLCDLFSEVIEWIGPDNIVHVVTDNAANYVAAGRLINKKFENIHWSPCAAHCLNLILKDISSMPHISNLVTRASKIIVFVYNHTVFLSWLRQRTGWREIVRPGATRFATVFITLMSIFERKSDLQSLVVDTHFTGHKLGRSANDRAVSAIILDNKFWDDCFTACQIVSPLIKLQKLVDADDKPSLGIVYEGILREAPDVMRALLDLVTLHCKVNNLDSVEAMKEIHLYRDRKESFDRPEAVPAAKKLQPDEWWSSHS; encoded by the exons ATGGTTAAAAATGCTTCAAGCTTGTGTGACTTGTTTTCAGAGGTGATTGAATGGATTGGACCTGATAATATTGTTCATGTAGTGACAGATAATGCCGCGAATTATGTTGCTGCTGGTAGGCTTATtaataagaaatttgaaaatattcACTGGTCACCTTGTGCTGCTCATTGCTTGAATCTTATTCTGAAAGATATAAGCAGCATGCCACATATTTCTAACCTTGTAACACGTGCTTCGAAGATTATCGTATTTGTATATAATCATACGGTGTTCTTGTCCTGGCTAAGACAAAGAACTGGTTGGAGGGAGATTGTTCGTCCAGGTGCAACTCGTTTTGCCACTGTCTTCATCACATTGATGAGTATCTTTGAGCGCAAATCGGATTTACAATCATTGGTTGTTGATACACACTTTACCGGACACAAATTAGGAAGGAGTGCTAATGATAGAGCTGTGAGTGCAATTATCCTAGACAATAAATTTTGGGATGATTGTTTTACTGCATGCCAAATTGTGAGTCCGTTGATTAAATTGCAGAAGTTGGTAGATGCCGATGATAAACCATCATTGGGAATTGTTTATGAAGGTATACTGAG AGAAGCACCAGATGTCATGCGAGCTTTACTTGATCTTGTTACATTGCATTGCAAGGTTAATAATTTAGATTCAGTTGAGGCAATGAAAGAGATACACTTATATAGAGATCGAAAGGAAAGCTTTGATAGGCCTGAAGCTGTTCCAGCTGCAAAAAAACTTCAACCTG ATGAATGGTGGAG TTCGCATTCTTAG
- the LOC107610504 gene encoding uncharacterized protein LOC107610504, translating to MGTSEMNRRQQARSEPNIQQQDNSGPNDQQPNRDPTVRFELGTRFATIERFKEVVKGSFIAEGRELRWIKNDRKRVRVGCMDDDCPWLVHLSYNKSLQCYQVKTYKNDHTCARDLGSNAVDQHWISQKVEKRMSSQPHMRTNKAVDFLREEFSLTAHLKMVYRAVKEAREKIMSNEREQYNNVRGYLFEILRSNPGSRAEVCVTPISQAPPVFDKLYIGLEACKQGFKSGCRPLIHLDGCYLKTYYGGQLLTAVAQYANNQFYVVAYGVARYKTKESWKWFLTLLQEDLGDVQTHGWNFMSDQQKGLLPALKEVMPNAHHRNYVMHIWKNFINRFKDLYIREVVWDCARCTTIPEFKEQMEKLKGINQGAWEYLSKFEPATWVKAYFSHGPKVDNLTNNMCEVFNSKIVNYRRKPILTMVKHKELLSDYTGKLAPVQQKRMERLIRPSNKWRADWTGDDARKRFEVTRKATKVDVNLIRQTCSCNKWQLTG from the exons ATGGGGACATCTGAGATGAATAGAAGGCAGCAGGCCAGGAGTGAGCCCAATATACAGCAGCAGGACAATTCTGGACCCAATGATCAACAGCCCAACAGAGATCCAACTGTGAG GTTTGAGTTAGGGACAAGATTTGCAACCATAGAGAGATTTAAAGAAGTTGTGAAAGGCTCTTTCATTGCTGAGGGTAGAGAGCTTAGGTGGATTAAAAATGATAGGAAGAGAGTAAGGGTGGGATGCATGGATGATGACTGCCCTTGGTTAGTTCATTTGTCATACAATAAATCACTGCAATGCTACCAGGTGAAGACTTATAAAAACGATCACACATGTGCAAGGGACCTAGGAAGTAACGCTGTTGATCAACATTGGATTAGTCAGAAGGTGGAGAAGAGAATGAGTTCACAGCCTCACATGAGAACAAATAAAGCTGTTGACTTTCTGAGAGAGGAGTTCTCACTCACTGCACATCTAAAAATGGTCTATAGAGCAGTTAAGGAGGCAAGGGAGAAGATAATGAGCAATGAGAGGGAGCAGTACAATAATGTGAGGGGTTACTTGTTTGAAATTCTAAGAAGCAACCCTGGCTCCAGGGCAGAGGTGTGTGTAACTCCAATTTCTCAAGCCCCTCCTGTGTTTGATAAGCTATATATAGGGTTAGAGGCATGCAAGCAGGGGTTCAAGAGTGGATGTAGGCCTCTAATCCACCTTGATGGTTGCTACCTGAAAACATATTATGGTGGACAACTCCTAACTGCAGTGGCACAATATGCGAATAATCAATTTTATGTTGTTGCTTATGGAGTTGCAAGGTATAAAACCAAAGAGTCTTGGAAATGGTTTCTTACCCTACTTCAGGAGGATCTGGGGGATGTGCAGACTCATGGTTGGAATTTCATGTCCGACCAACAGAAG GGATTGCTGCCTGCTTTGAAAGAAGTGATGCCAAATGCACATCACCGAAACTATGTGATGCACATTTGGAAAAACTTCATAAATCGATTTAAGGATTTGTACATTCGGGAGGTGGTTTGGGATTGTGCTAGGTGCACCACCATACCCGAGTTCAAAGAACAGATGGAGAAGCTCAAAGGCATTAATCAGGGGGCATGGGAATATCTTTCCAAGTTTGAGCCAGCAACTTGGGTGAAGGCGTATTTCTCCCACGGGCCAAAAGTGGACAACCTCACAAATAACATGTGTGAGGTGTTCAACTCGAAGATAGTCAACTATAGAAGAAAGCCTATCCTCACAATGGTTAAGCATAAAGAGCTACTTAGTGATTATACTGGAAAGCTTGCACCAGTTCAGCAGAAGAGGATGGAGCGTCTAATAAGGCCTAGCAATAAATGGCGTGCAGACTGGACAGGTGATGATGCACGTAAGCGTTTTGAAGTTACTCGTAAAGCCACAAAGGTGGACGTTAATCTCATCAGGCAGACCTGCTCCTGCAACAAATGGCAGCTGACTGGTTAG